ATCACCAGCGTGCGCATGGTACGCGACAAAAAAGGCCGCCCCATGGCATTTTGTCAGATGGAAGATGAAAATGCCGCCATTGAAGCCGTTGCGTTTTCGGAAGCCTACGACCGGTTTCTGAACCTGCTCGCACCTGACAATATTGTCATGGTAGAAGGCAGCATAGACCGCCGCAGGGGCGAGCCGCAAATCATCATTAAATCGGTTGACCGGATTGAGAACGTCCGCGAAAAAAATCAGGGGCGGATCAGGCTCAGCCTCACCCTTGATACGCGTATCATCAGTGACGAAGATATTCACCGGCTCGCCGGCCTGCTGCACGAACACAAGGGTCAGTGCAGCCTGAGCCTGCGCATCACCAACGCCGACATCAAAAACCTATCCATGAATTCACGGAAATTTGTAGTAGACCCCTCCGATCAGCTCATCCGGGAAGTCCGCAAAATCCTTGGGCGGGAAATGGTTGCCCTTTCCCTAAAGGAAAACGGTATGATTAACTGATTGCGGCACAGTCTTTGTAACTTATCCCCTCATACAAACAAACAGATGAACGTATTTTGCTTTCACTCTGTTTTGAAAACTAAACCTAAATACAATAATATCATGGCATCAGAAACAACACTCGAATTTACCGACAGCAATTTTGAAGAACTCGTACTTAATGCCGAGCATCCCGTTTTGGTTGACTTTTGGGCTGAATGGTGCGGACCCTGCCGCCGGGTTGGTCCTCTTGTAGATGAACTCTCTCAGGAATACGAAGGCAAAGCCGTCATCGGAAAAGTAGATGTGGACAGCAATCCGCAGGTCTCTATGAAATATCAGATCCGCAGCATTCCGGCACTTCTCATTTTCAAGAACGGCGAAGTTGTAGATCAGATCATTGGCGCCGTGCCCAAGTCAGTACTGAAAAAGCAACTTGAAGCACAGCTCTGAACCTATTCGATACATAAACCCCCTAAAAAAGGCAGTGTCTGACCACACTGCCTTTTATTTTTTGTGCTCGTGAGTACGTATCCGTCAGCAAATTTCCTGAAGAGCGGGTCTGCCCGTCTGTGATTAGCGTTTTTTTAAAAGGCCGTTTTCAAATGCTAATCTCCAAATTGCTTATTTTAAGAAAAACTATCTCTCTTAGATCTCCTTTATGTTTCGTGTCGACCACGTTTATTTGTCAGATGAAATCGCAACCGCACAGTTTGCCTGCAACCTAACCGCTTGTCATGGGGTTTGCTGTGTTCGGGGTGACGCAGGTGCGCCTGTGCGACCGCAGGAAGTTCCGGTGCTGAAAAAAGCCTGGAACCTTCTCAAAGATGAGCTCAGACCAAGGGCACGGGAAGTCGTTGCAGAAACAGGCCTTATTCATGGTGAAGGCGTTGACATGGAACTCGCCTGTACAGATGGTGCAGAGTGCATATTTGTGCAGTATGATGAAGAAGGCGTTGCCCTTTGCGGCATTCACAAAGCCGCATTTGAAGGCCGCATAAGCTGGCCCAAACCGGTCAGCTGCCATCTCTATCCGCTCCGCATTTTGGAAAGCGGTGCAATTGATTACGTCAATTTTGAGTACATCCCGGAAATGTGTTCCCCAGCCTGCGATCATGCCAAAGCAAACGGCATTTACCTTGCCGAATACCTGAAGGATGCACTCGTGAGACGGTATGGTGAAGTATGGTATGATGCTTTTTTAGAAACCTGCCGCACGATCCGAAAAGAAAAAGGAATTCCCGTATGATTACCCAAAAACAGCGTCAGGGGCAGTTTCAGAAGCAGGTACAGACACAGCAGCAAAAGCTTTCGCCCCAGCAGATTCAGTACATCAAAATGCTGCAAATGTCCACGCAGCATATCGAGCAGCGGATCAAAGAAGAAATGGAATCCAACCCCGCGCTCGAAGATGCAGATTCCGGCGAAGACCTGTACGGCCCGGATGACAACAGCTATGATGAGCCCGCAATGCAGGATACCGATACCGATGCCACAGCCACAGAAGCTGAAACCGATGCCCCGGCTGTAGATGATGATCTGGATGTGGACTGGGATGCCTTTCACTCCGACAATTCCGAAGGCTACAGCTCCTCCACAACCTGGAATCCGGACGCCCCGGATTGGATGGACATTCCGGCTCCCTACCGGGAAACGCAGCTGGAAAAGCTGGAACAGCAGGTGCTGTTGCTCGATCTCTCAGAAAAAGAAAACCTCATAGCCGATCAGATCCTCGGTTCCATAGATGACGACGGCTATTTTCGCAGAGCCCTGAGCGCGGTAGCTGACAGCATCGCATTTCAGCACGGCATGCCGGTACACCCGGATGAAGTCGCCGGTGTGCTTGAGCGCATTCAGCGGCTTGACCCGCCCGGTATTGCTGCCCGAAACTTACGGGAATGTCTGAGCATTCAGCTGCAAATGCTCGATCCGCACACGCCTGGTCTGCAGACGGCCAAAGAAATTATCGGCAATCACTGGGAAGATTTCGAGAAAAAGCACTTCGAAAAAATTATGCGAAAGATGGATGTCTCGGATGATGTTTTCCGCGAAGCTTACGATTGCCTGCGCATGCTTGACCCCAAACCCGGCTCATTTGAAACCGCCGCAGCCGACGCCGGTAATTTCATCGTACCCGATTTTGAAGTCTATTACGAACCGGCAGAAAATGATACCGAAAAAGGCGGCTTTGTGATAAAGCTCAACCGTCGCAACCTTCCCGATCTCGTTGTTTCCAAAAGTTACGAGCAGATGATTGCGGATATGGCCAAGCGAAAAGAGAAAAACAAGGAGCAGAAGGAAGCGCAGCTTTTTTTGCGAAGTAAGATTGAGTCTGCCCGTTGGTTTATTGAAATGCTTTATCAGCGGCAGCAAACGCTACTCGCGGTCATGCAGACCATAGTGAACATTCAGGAAAGCTTTTTCAAAAGTGGTGTAAACATCAAACCGATGATTCTCAAGGATGTAGCCGATGTGGTGAGCCTTGATGTTTCAACCATATCCCGGGTTGTAAACGGCAAATATGTGCAAACCCCGTTTGGGGTGTACGAACTCCGCTACTTCTTTAATGAAGGCATCACCACCCAATCAGGGGAAGAAGTTTCCAACCTCGAAGTGAAAAACATTCTGGCGGATATCATTGAAAACGAACCCAAAGCAAATCCTCTGAGCGATCAGAAGCTCACCGACATCCTCAAAGAAAAAGGATTTATTGTCGCCCGGCGAACGGTAACCAAGTACCGCGAGCAGCTGCGGATTCCGACCGCCCGGCTTCGGAAATCAGTTATTTAACCAGAACGCCAGCCGGAAAATACCGAAGAGCGTGCTTTCCCGGATAAAGAACAGGATAAGTATGCTCATGAGCACGATGTAGGGAAGCAGCGTCGCAAGAATGTGCGGACCCGGCTTAAGCGAAGGCTGCCGGCTAAAGGCAAGAGAAGCCACAATAAAGGCTGCAAGCTGCACGCCTAAGAACAGAAGCGCAACTATGAGCATGGCAAGCGAACCCGCACCGGCCCCCTGAAAAGTGAGCAGCAGCAGCAAAAGCAGCAGTCCGGCATGCATGGGCCAGAACAGCAGCGTACCCGACATGCTCACCACATCATTTCTGAAGCAGCTCAGAATCAGCCACACCCATAGAATACCATTGAACAGCGCGCCGAAAAAAGCGCCTGCCCCAAACAAGATCACTTCAGAAGAAAACAGCGGGAAGTAGTACGTCAGCACCTGCATGCCGGACGCCCCCAGATATGCCGTAGTGAAGCTCAGGCTGAAGACGCCCCACATCACGCTCAGCTGCACAAAAACAATGAAAATACTGCCTGAAAGCAGAATGTGCCGTCTCAGAATATCATCAATCAGAAAGGTATGGCTTAGAAAATACCGACCGACCGTTCTGTTGTAGTTAGGATTGTACCTAAGATGTACCGCAAAAGAGAGCCAAAGCAAGACCACCAGCAACACGCTGTAATTGATGGCCGGCATCACCTCTTCCGCTTCGGGCAGCGGAATCGCCGGATTTGAATGGGCGGTAAAGCCGGACATTATCTCGGCAAAGGTGCTTTCATCATCATCAATGTAGGCCTGCAGATTATTATAATCCGTCAGGAATATGCCATAGCCCTGCGCAATTCCTTCCCTGACCTGCGCAGCAAAGGCAATCTTTTGATTTACGGATGGCGCGGGCGGCAGCAAAAGGGGTGCTTGCGCGAAGGAAGCCGGACCAATGCCCAACTTGGCATCCGCAATGGGGCGCAGCATTTCTGACGGCACGGCCGCTCCGTTTGTAATCAGGAAGAGTTTTTGAGCCGGCAGCTGATTGCGCAGGACCTCCGAAAGCGCCTGCAGCTGCGCGCTTACCTGAGCCGAGCCCAAATCTGCATGCCAGCCAACGATAACCCCATTGAAGGTTGTGAGACGCTCGAAGCGCCTCAAAAAGCGCAGATACACCTCAGGATCTGCAAGCTCCGTGCCGCGCAGCACATAGCGCAGCGGCAATACGGGCCACACCTCCATACCGCTGCCGGAGAGTGCGCCAAACGTTTCTTCCGAAAAATGGGCCTGCGGAGCCACGACCGAAACCCCCATCCGCTGCAGCCTGTCAAGCTCATGCGGATTGATTTGCTCGCTTTGTTCAGCCGATAAAATAACGCCAAAACGTACCTGCGCTTCTGCATCAACAAGCACTGAACTAAACAGGAGCAGCAAAAAAATCAGGCCATGCAGCCCGGTTCGGAAGAACTCAGGAAACTTCTTCCTGAAGCGGAATTTCACGGGTTTCTTTGAAGGTAGAAAGTACAATATTGGATCGTGTTTTTTTAACACCCGGCATCGTCTGAATCTTTGAAAGCAGCCGCTCTAAGGATTCCGTGTTACGGGTTCTGATTTTCAGGAAATGAGACCCGTCCCCTGTTATGGAATGACACTCAAGCACCTCCGCCTCTTCTTTGGCCGCTTCCACAAAATCTGCATAGAAGGAAGAGTTATCGACCTGTACAAAAATGAAGGCCGTAATATCAATGTCAAAACTGCGCGGATCCAGGACAGCGTAGTAGCCGTCGATCAGGTTTTTCTCTTCCAGTTTCTTCATCCGCTCTGAAACAGACGGGACAGACAGTCCGACAATTTCAGCAAGTTTATTGCGGCGCGCACGGCCGTTTCTTTGAAGCTCACGCAAAATTTTAATATCGGTACCGTCAAGTTGGTGCGTCATACAATTTTATTTTAAATGTTCACCGGATTTTGAATAATTGCGGCAATATATCCTAATAAATTAAGGCAATCAATCCTTTAACTTAACTTTATTTTGCCGGAAGGAGATCCAGTAGCTCACTTAAAATCATGGCGGTCGCACCCCACAGCGGTGTAGGTGTCACCTTCCAGTAGGGCACCGTCATTTTGGTTTGGCCGAAGGTCCACACTTCTTTCACCAGGTTTTCGGGATTTGTAAGGGCAGATAGCTCAGGCGTGAATATGCGGCTGACTTCCCGCGGGTCAGGTGTCAGGTTTTCGGGTGTTGCAGTAAGGGTTACATGCGGAAAAATCAGGTTATTGGTTACCGGGATATAAAGCTTGCTCAGCGCTCCAAGGTAACGGAGCTGCGAGCGGTGCAGGCCCACCTCCTCTTCCGTCTCCCGGTATGCGGCCTCAAGGGCAGATTCCCCGGCCTGCATGCGTCCGCCGGGACAGCTTACTTCACCGGCATGACTCGGCATTTTCGGGGAGCGCTCCGTAAGGATGAGCCGGTAAGCACCGGACTCCTCATCCCGATACAGCACAACCATCACCGCATTGCGTTTGCAGTCTTCAGGCGGCACGATATCGTGCATGAAACTACCGTCGTGCCGCACCGGACCCATACGCCGCTGCGCAGCAAAACCCGGCAGCGGCCGTGTCAGCCGGTCTCTCAAAAAGGATTCTAAATCATCCATCTGATGTATACTGATAACGTTTGTAAGGGATGAAAGCCGGCACCCGCTTCCGGTAGTCTTCATACGTACGACCGTATCGCGCCAGCAAGCGGCGCTCCTCAAACCACGAA
This genomic stretch from Cyclonatronum proteinivorum harbors:
- the trxA gene encoding thioredoxin, with protein sequence MASETTLEFTDSNFEELVLNAEHPVLVDFWAEWCGPCRRVGPLVDELSQEYEGKAVIGKVDVDSNPQVSMKYQIRSIPALLIFKNGEVVDQIIGAVPKSVLKKQLEAQL
- a CDS encoding DUF3109 family protein; protein product: MFRVDHVYLSDEIATAQFACNLTACHGVCCVRGDAGAPVRPQEVPVLKKAWNLLKDELRPRAREVVAETGLIHGEGVDMELACTDGAECIFVQYDEEGVALCGIHKAAFEGRISWPKPVSCHLYPLRILESGAIDYVNFEYIPEMCSPACDHAKANGIYLAEYLKDALVRRYGEVWYDAFLETCRTIRKEKGIPV
- the rpoN gene encoding RNA polymerase factor sigma-54, translated to MITQKQRQGQFQKQVQTQQQKLSPQQIQYIKMLQMSTQHIEQRIKEEMESNPALEDADSGEDLYGPDDNSYDEPAMQDTDTDATATEAETDAPAVDDDLDVDWDAFHSDNSEGYSSSTTWNPDAPDWMDIPAPYRETQLEKLEQQVLLLDLSEKENLIADQILGSIDDDGYFRRALSAVADSIAFQHGMPVHPDEVAGVLERIQRLDPPGIAARNLRECLSIQLQMLDPHTPGLQTAKEIIGNHWEDFEKKHFEKIMRKMDVSDDVFREAYDCLRMLDPKPGSFETAAADAGNFIVPDFEVYYEPAENDTEKGGFVIKLNRRNLPDLVVSKSYEQMIADMAKRKEKNKEQKEAQLFLRSKIESARWFIEMLYQRQQTLLAVMQTIVNIQESFFKSGVNIKPMILKDVADVVSLDVSTISRVVNGKYVQTPFGVYELRYFFNEGITTQSGEEVSNLEVKNILADIIENEPKANPLSDQKLTDILKEKGFIVARRTVTKYREQLRIPTARLRKSVI
- a CDS encoding Lrp/AsnC family transcriptional regulator, translating into MTHQLDGTDIKILRELQRNGRARRNKLAEIVGLSVPSVSERMKKLEEKNLIDGYYAVLDPRSFDIDITAFIFVQVDNSSFYADFVEAAKEEAEVLECHSITGDGSHFLKIRTRNTESLERLLSKIQTMPGVKKTRSNIVLSTFKETREIPLQEEVS
- a CDS encoding NUDIX hydrolase, with product MDDLESFLRDRLTRPLPGFAAQRRMGPVRHDGSFMHDIVPPEDCKRNAVMVVLYRDEESGAYRLILTERSPKMPSHAGEVSCPGGRMQAGESALEAAYRETEEEVGLHRSQLRYLGALSKLYIPVTNNLIFPHVTLTATPENLTPDPREVSRIFTPELSALTNPENLVKEVWTFGQTKMTVPYWKVTPTPLWGATAMILSELLDLLPAK